Proteins co-encoded in one Chrysemys picta bellii isolate R12L10 chromosome 13, ASM1138683v2, whole genome shotgun sequence genomic window:
- the LOC101945506 gene encoding olfactory receptor 6P1-like — protein sequence MKKENQSSVQEFILLGFPTALKEVQILLFLIFLFIYMLTLVENMVIIVAVQVSYPLHKPMYLFLSSLSFLEIWYITVTVPKMLLDLLRGSQHISFLGCMAQLYFFIALACTECVLLAVMAYDRYVAICSPLRYSAIMTHGLCFCLVAGSWVSGFTSSMLKVVFISRLTFCGSVINHFFCDISPLLNLACTDMSLAERVDFILALIMILLPLLVVVASYACIVVTVVRIPTAQGRWKAFSTCTSHLMVVIIFYSTTLFTYARPRAMYAFDSNKLVSMLYTVIVPFFNPVIYCLRNQDVKKALRKMIRGRSKPENNVLGSQIG from the coding sequence ATGAAGAAGGAAAACCAGAGCAGTGTCCAggaattcatcctcctggggTTCCCCACCGCTCTGAAGGAGGTGCAGATCCTgctcttcctcatcttcctcttCATCTACATGCTGACGCTTGTGGAGAACATGGTTATCATTGTTGCGGTCCAGGTGAGCTACCCCCTCCACAAGCCTATGTACCTCTTCCTGAGCAGCCTCTCTTTCCTGGAGATCTGGTACATCACCGTCACAGTGCCTAAGATGCTGCTCGACTTACTGAGGGGAAGCCAGCACATTTCCTTTCTGGGCTGCATGGCCCAGCTCTACTTCTTCATCGCTCTGGCCTGCACCGAGTGTGTCCTCCTGGCTGTTATGGCCTATGaccgctatgtggccatctgtagCCCCTTGCGCTACTCCGCCATCATGACCCATGGACTCTGCTTCTGCTTGGTGGCTGGGTCGTGGGTGAGTGGCTTCACGAGCTCCATGCTCAAGGTCGTCTTCATCTCCCGCTTGACCTTCTGTGGCTCAGTCATCAACCATTTTTTCTGTGACATCTCACCTCTGCTAAACCTGGCCTGCACCGACATGTCACTGGCAGAGAGGGTGGACTTTATCCTGGCCTTGATCATGATCCTACTGCCACTTCTTGTGGTGGTGGCCTCTTATGCTTGCATAGTGGTCACTGTTGTGCGGATCCCCACGGCTCAGGGGAGATggaaagccttctccacctgcacctcccatCTGATGGTGGTGATCATCTTCTACTCTACCACCCTCTTCACCTACGCCCGGCCCAGGGCCATGTACGCCTTTGACTCCAATAAGTTGGTGTCCATGCTCTACACGGTCATAGTACCCTTCTTCAACCCTGTCATTTACTGCTTAAGGAACCAGGATGTCAAAAAGGCCCtcaggaaaatgattaggggcagaAGTAAACCGGAAAATAATGTTCTTGGGTCTCAGATAGGTTAA
- the LOC101944958 gene encoding olfactory receptor 6B1, translating to MEWENNTRFQEFILMGFPTVPELQVLLFMGFLVAYLLTLLENVVIITLIKTNDNLHKPMYFFLSNLSFLEAWYITVTVPKLLVNFLLESKSISFVGCMTQLYFFSSLICTECVLLAVMAYDRYVAICNPLRYPVMMTHQLCLQLAVGSWLVGFLASMLKVIFISQLSFCGSNVINHFFCDISPLLNMACTDMTVAEIVDFILALFILLVPLSITIVSYVCIIGSILRIPTAQGKRKAFSTCASHLTVVVIFFSATLFMYARPKRIHPFDLNKLVSVVYTIVTPMLNPFIYCLRNQEVKGALRRAFYGVNAVHKVPILVTISQ from the coding sequence ATGGAGTGGGAGAACAACACCAGATTCCAGGAGTTCATCCTGATGGGATTCCCAACTGTCCCGGAGCTGCAAGTGCTTCTCTTCATGGGATTCTTGGTGGCTTATTTGTTGACCCTCCTGGAGAACGTGGTCATCATCACCCTGATCAAGACAAACGATAACCTACACAAGCCTATGTATTTCTTCCTCAGCAACCTCTCCTTCCTGGAGGCCTGGTACATCACAGTTACTGTCCCAAAACTGCTGGTTAATTTCCTATTGGAGAGCAAGAGCATCTCCTTTGTGGGATGCATGACACAACTCTACTTCTTCAGTTCCCTCATATGCACCGAGTGCGTGCTCCTGGCGGTCATGGCCTATGACCGGTATGTGGCCATCTGCAACCCACTGCGCTACCCAGTCATGATGACTCACCAGCTCTGCCTGCAGCTAGCGGTGGGCTCCTGGCTAGTGGGCTTCCTGGCTTCCATGCTGAAGGTCATCTTCATCTCCCAGCTGTCGTTCTGCGGGTCCAATGTCATCAACCACTTCTTCTGTGATATCAGTCCTTTATTGAACATGGCCTGCACAGACATGACAGTGGCAGAGATAGTGGACTTCATCCTGGCTTTGTTCATCCTGCTGGTCCCGCTGTCCATCACCATTGTCTCCTATGTCTGCATCATCGGCAGCATCTTGCGcatccccactgcccagggcaagAGGAAGGCCTTCTCCACTTGCGCGTCCCACCTCACTGTGGTTGTCATCTTCTTCTCAGCCACCCTCTTCATGTACGCCCGGCCCAAGAGGATCCACCCTTTTGACTTGAACAAACTGGTTTCGGTGGTGTACACGATCGTCACCCCCATGCTAAACCCCTTCATCTACTGCCTGAGGAACCAGGAAGTGAAGGGAGCTCTGAGGAGAGCTTTCTATGGTGTGAATGCTGTCCACAAGGTTCCTATCCTGGTCACCATCTCTCAGTAG